Part of the Leptospira sp. WS92.C1 genome is shown below.
CACGAATGCGAACGAGTCATGGGTTATTCGGAAAAAGAAGTATTGGGTAAAGAAGGATTTCTCCGTCAAGAACTTCTCAGCGCGAACACCGAACCTTCCTTAAACATGGAGTCTAAAATTTTCGATTCGGATTTTAAGAACTGGGAACTAGAGCTCCTCGCCAAGGACGGAAAAACAAAAACGATATTCTTATCGAATCTTTCTTCGGAGTTTCCGTTACTCGGTTGGGAGAAGTGGTTTGTCGGAGTCGACATCACTCATACGAAAGAAATTGAAAGCGAATTAAAAGGCTCTCTCAAAGAACTCTCGGATTTTCAAACCGCGTTAAACGCGGTATCGATCGTGGCTTTTACGGATAAGGCCGGGACGATCATCTACGTAAATCAAAACTTTTGTAATATAAGCGGTTACTCAAGAGACGAACTTCTCGGGCAGAATCATAGGATCATCAACTCGGGGTATCACTCGAAGGAATTTTTCAAAGAACTCTGGAAGACGATCTCGAAAGGAAATATCTGGAAGGGAGAAATCAAAAACAGAGCCAAGGACGGAAGATTCTATTGGGTGGATACCACCATCTCTCCGATTCTGGATGAAAAAGGTAAGCCTCATCAATATCTTGCGATTCGAAACGACATCACCGAAAGAAAGAAAACCGAAGAGAAAGCCAGACACGCGGAGAATAATTTAAAAACTCTTCAAGACAGGATGAGTCCGCATTTCTTATTCAACACTTTGAGCATCATTCATTCTTATCTGCAGACAAATCCCGAACTCGCGGACTCCGCTATTCTTATGCTCGCGGATAACTACCGTTTCTTAACGGATCAAGCCGGTAAACAGTTAGTTCCCTTCGATATAGAATGGGAATTTATGGAAAACTATCTTCAGCTTTTGAAGCTTAGATTTTCGGATTTTATAGACGTTAAAGTGGAGAAGGTGGGAGACTTCCGCAAATGTCAGCTTCCTCCGCTGACTTTGCAACCGATCGTAGAGAATTCTTATCTTCACGGTTTGAGAAATAAAAAAGGTAAAGGAACGATCTATGTCCACGCGTTTATAGAAGGAACAAAAACCCATATCGTAATCCGGGACGATGGTATCGGATTAAAATCGGAGACGATCCATTCAAGAACTCTTACGAACATTTCGGACCGTTTGAAATTTTATCTTTACGAATCGGAACTGAAAATTGAAAATCATCCCGAAGGCGGTACGGTCGTCACCGTTACTTTTGACAAACCGAATAACGAAAAACTTTCTGACCTGATCGGCAATGACCAACACAAATAGAGAATGGAAAACTATGATCGTAGAGGACGAAGCTCCGACGCGAGAATTACTCGTCAACTTTTGTCTTTCCCGTCCCGAGTTGAAACTTTGTAAGGTTGCAAAGGACGGAGAAGAGGCGCTGGAGTTTCTTTTGTCCGAAAATATCGATCTCGCTTTTTTCGATATCAATCTTCCTCTACTTTCCGGATTGGAAATTCTCGAAAGACTGGAAACTCCTCCGTATATCATTTTTATCACCGCATTAAAGGATAAGGCGATAGAAGCTTTTGAATTGGGCGCCATAGACTACCTTCTCAAGCCGTTTTCCAAGGATCGTTTTTACAAGGCGGTCGACCGCGCGGTGCAGTTTTTGGGACAAAAGGTGGAGCCTACTTCCAAGAACGTGTTCAATGAGCTCGGGCTTTTTATTTTGGAAAAGGAGAATCATTTTTTGATTCCTTATAAGGATATCAATTACATCTCTTCCAGGGATAATTTCAGTTTGGTTCATACGGACGAGAGGGAATACGTCACCTACAAATCCTTAAAGAGTCTCGAAACAAAACTTCCTCCAACCCGGTTCTTACGAATCTATAAACAGTATATCATCAACCTTGAAAAACTTTCTCATCTGCAAAGCGACAACATGGGTAATTATTCGGTCCATCTAAAGGACGAAGAGGAGACTCAATTGCCCGTAGGCCGTAAATACATCGCAAAGATCAAAGAACTTCTATGACTTAAGTAGTGTATCTCATTCGATTTCGCAAAGTGCCCTTTCGGTGAGATTTCTGTAAAAACTTCTCCTTTTTTTACCCTCTCATTTCACCGAAAACCTCTCTCATCCGCAACATACCCCGGGTGCGATTGACCTGTCGTTCGGAATCGATTACGATTCTTCATCCGTGCGTAAACTTCGCGGGTTGAGGTGCGCGTTGACGTTCTAAATTTAGACACAGCGTTTAATCGATTTATGATGAGGGAAAAAAAAGATCATATCAAAACGATCGCCATTCGAGTGAATCGAGTCGGCTTAAAGGGTGAATTGCGTCTTCCTCTTCATTCCAAATTGCTTGTGATTTCGGTATTGGGAGAAAAGGACGGTAGGCATCTGGATCGATTCGACGCTCTTTGTCGGACTTTATATGCGAACGGGATCGGTACGTTCTTTCTGTTCGGACTGTTAACCGAAGATGAAAAAAAAATCTCTGCGAATCTTTTCGACGAATCCCTACTCGCAGACCGTTTGGTCGAAGTGACGAAAAAATTAGAAACGCTTTCCGAAACAAAAGGACTAAAGCTCGCGTATCTCAGCTTTTCAAATATCGCCGAAAGAATTTTTCGTGCGTCTTCCACTTTGAAGGGAAAAATCGAAAGTTTGATTCTGATCGGAGATGGATTGTTGCCTTTGAATGTCGTGTTTAGCGACGTTTCGATTCTGAACATTATCGGGGCCCTCGATTTTAAAACGATCAAGTCCAATCAAATCTTTCTGAATCGTATCGAAACTCCGTTGAAAAAGTTGTATTTGATACCCGGTTCCCCGAGTCATTTTGAAGATCCTCAAAAATGGAGATTGGTGTCAGATACGGTATTAAAGTGGTTTTCTCATCCGGAACGAAGAAAGCTGGAGTTTGCCGAATAAGAACTTCGAACCGGGTTTATGAAAACCCGGTCCTGCGTTTCATTTCTTCATAGGACAAGTGCTGAATCCGAATACGGAGTATAACGGACACCATCCTAAAATTCCGGTTCCTAATGGAACGAAACCTGCCACCAACATGACTGTTCCGATCATTCCCTGAGTCGCATATCCGAAACCGATGAGAATGATTCCCAAAACGATTCGAATGATACGGTCGATTGTTCCTTCGTTGATTTGCATAGCCGACTCCTTATTGTATGTTAGAACTATTGGATGTCAAAAATCGAAATTCGCAAATCCGAATCGATTTTTTCAGGAATGATAATTATCATTCGATTTTTTTCCTCTAAATCCGCCGAATACCGTCCAAATCGGCCTCATATCCCGTCCCCCGTTGACGGATCGATCGAATCGGAGTATGAATGAATCACTCCTAAAGAGGTAGATAAGCATGAATGCACTCAAAAAAGATTTCGCACCGATTCCAGAAAACGATGTAACGGCCGAAAAAGGTTCGTTGCGATTGGTGAATCCTTCCAGTTTCAATCAAGACAAGAAGATCAAGACTTTTGAGAAAGGAGAGGTTCTATTTCGAGAAGGTGAAACCTCTAATGGATTCTATATCATTTTGAAGGGAGCGGTTCGCGCTTATCGAGCTTCCAAAAATCAGGGTAAACAACAGACATTCAAAATTCATTGCGTAGGAAGCTGGGTTGGATTGAGGGATTCGATCGGAGGCGGAAAGTATCTTCACAATGCGACCGCGTTGGAGGATACGGAAGTACAATTCATATCCGAATCGGAATTCAGGCTTCTTCTTCAGGCGGATCCCGGATTTCGAGATTTGGTTTTTGATCGAATCGCGAACGAAAGCCGCGAAGCCGAAAATAAGATCTACTCGATGGGAACCCGTCAAGTACACGCGCAGGTCGCCGAATATCTTTTGGATAGCATGAACGAACAAGGACAGGAAATTGAACTGCCATTTACGCGGGAGGTTATGGCTTCGATCATCGGAGTTAAAACGGAAACCCTCGTTCGGACCCTTTCCGACTTAAAATGCAGGGGTTGGATCGAGATAGATAAGAAAAAAATCATAGTACAAGACAAAGAGCATCTCGCCAGATTGTTGGATTAGATCGCAGGGAACGTAAGATAAATGAATCTACTTCGGGCTTATTTTAAAATCGTGGTCGGCTCTCTTTGGGGGCGCGTTGCGTTCTTAGGCGTTTCTTTGATTATTCTAATATCCGTATTTTATATAATACTAAATAACAAACGATCCGAGTTCGCACCTAAGATTGGACCGATCGTCGAACTGGTGTATTCTTTGGGAACGGTAAAGTCGGAACGGGTTTATCATCTCAAGATGGGCGTTACATCCTCCATTGGTAAACTTTATGTGGAGGAGGGCCAGGTCGTAAAGGCAGGTCAATTGATTCTTATAACGGACTCCGGAGTTTCCTTTGCTGCTCCATTTTCAGGGACGGTCACTTCTCTTTTGTTTCAGGAAGGCGAAATCGTCATGCCGGGAACGCCGGTTCTTACGATGATGGATTTGAACAAAACATACATCCTTCTTTCGCTGGATCAGGATTCGATGTTGCGGATTCGCACCGGACAAAAAGCGGAACTAAGCTTCGAGAACTTACGGGG
Proteins encoded:
- a CDS encoding PAS domain S-box protein, whose translation is MSELEKELSRARTVAGCLELLSSLYGDTVSLEQTLFKITEKLLSISNGLYGQAWIFDGYTDSFLLEMEFDSGKNGIVSVRETLKPSSSKITSSGQAFDRFFRKKETVRIPCDAAFLKSIELPSDLVGRIESLLILPVSSESDVIGNFLIFLQTPSAGEDETFSTYLDCFARHAGGLISEKLLRRSLQESEGRMRKVLENMPILFMAVDSSFRLISWNHECERVMGYSEKEVLGKEGFLRQELLSANTEPSLNMESKIFDSDFKNWELELLAKDGKTKTIFLSNLSSEFPLLGWEKWFVGVDITHTKEIESELKGSLKELSDFQTALNAVSIVAFTDKAGTIIYVNQNFCNISGYSRDELLGQNHRIINSGYHSKEFFKELWKTISKGNIWKGEIKNRAKDGRFYWVDTTISPILDEKGKPHQYLAIRNDITERKKTEEKARHAENNLKTLQDRMSPHFLFNTLSIIHSYLQTNPELADSAILMLADNYRFLTDQAGKQLVPFDIEWEFMENYLQLLKLRFSDFIDVKVEKVGDFRKCQLPPLTLQPIVENSYLHGLRNKKGKGTIYVHAFIEGTKTHIVIRDDGIGLKSETIHSRTLTNISDRLKFYLYESELKIENHPEGGTVVTVTFDKPNNEKLSDLIGNDQHK
- a CDS encoding LytR/AlgR family response regulator transcription factor — translated: MTNTNREWKTMIVEDEAPTRELLVNFCLSRPELKLCKVAKDGEEALEFLLSENIDLAFFDINLPLLSGLEILERLETPPYIIFITALKDKAIEAFELGAIDYLLKPFSKDRFYKAVDRAVQFLGQKVEPTSKNVFNELGLFILEKENHFLIPYKDINYISSRDNFSLVHTDEREYVTYKSLKSLETKLPPTRFLRIYKQYIINLEKLSHLQSDNMGNYSVHLKDEEETQLPVGRKYIAKIKELL
- a CDS encoding dienelactone hydrolase, producing the protein MMREKKDHIKTIAIRVNRVGLKGELRLPLHSKLLVISVLGEKDGRHLDRFDALCRTLYANGIGTFFLFGLLTEDEKKISANLFDESLLADRLVEVTKKLETLSETKGLKLAYLSFSNIAERIFRASSTLKGKIESLILIGDGLLPLNVVFSDVSILNIIGALDFKTIKSNQIFLNRIETPLKKLYLIPGSPSHFEDPQKWRLVSDTVLKWFSHPERRKLEFAE
- a CDS encoding DUF2892 domain-containing protein, which produces MQINEGTIDRIIRIVLGIILIGFGYATQGMIGTVMLVAGFVPLGTGILGWCPLYSVFGFSTCPMKK
- a CDS encoding Crp/Fnr family transcriptional regulator, which produces MNALKKDFAPIPENDVTAEKGSLRLVNPSSFNQDKKIKTFEKGEVLFREGETSNGFYIILKGAVRAYRASKNQGKQQTFKIHCVGSWVGLRDSIGGGKYLHNATALEDTEVQFISESEFRLLLQADPGFRDLVFDRIANESREAENKIYSMGTRQVHAQVAEYLLDSMNEQGQEIELPFTREVMASIIGVKTETLVRTLSDLKCRGWIEIDKKKIIVQDKEHLARLLD
- a CDS encoding efflux RND transporter periplasmic adaptor subunit produces the protein MNLLRAYFKIVVGSLWGRVAFLGVSLIILISVFYIILNNKRSEFAPKIGPIVELVYSLGTVKSERVYHLKMGVTSSIGKLYVEEGQVVKAGQLILITDSGVSFAAPFSGTVTSLLFQEGEIVMPGTPVLTMMDLNKTYILLSLDQDSMLRIRTGQKAELSFENLRGNKMFGKVSRVYPSDGQFFVRVDVDSMPEGILPEMTADVALEVARKENAVLIPIRAVEKGRIRVRRNGKTFWVQANVGAVDGEWCEVLADSVLPTDTVFLNGEK